A region from the Triticum urartu cultivar G1812 chromosome 1, Tu2.1, whole genome shotgun sequence genome encodes:
- the LOC125528149 gene encoding uncharacterized protein LOC125528149 produces the protein MNTDSSAKYPINYVLKKSFFVNNTESTPVPRAPKSGEDTTTNDNTLATHKPMSISIKENENRINAKRRIDFTESDADKSNSSKEPEESTTKKNKHEYVVFLTPFIQI, from the exons ATGAACACTGATTCGTCTGCCAAGTACCCTATAAATTATGTCCTGAAAAAAAGTTTCTTTGTCAACAATACTGAATCAACACCTGTTCCACGTGCTCCAAAG TCAGGCGAGGATACAACCACCAATGACAATACTCTTGCAACTCATAAGCCAATGTCTATCAGCATAAAGGAAAACGAAAATAG GATCAATGCAAAAAGAAGAATTGATTTTACTGAGAGTGATGCCGACAAATCTAACAG CTCAAAGGAACCGGAAGAAAGTACTACGAAAAAGAACAAGCATGAGTATGTTGTGTTTCTCACACCCTTTATACAAATTTAG